The genomic segment CGGAGGCTGTTGCCGATACCAACTACTACGGCAGAGAAAAATTCAGGTTGTATGCGCTCAAATGTATCGGTGGGCTTGTGATAGTCTTCGTGGTCTTCCGTACCAAAATAGATAAAAGGAATGCCTTTTTGATGAAACGGTGCATGGTCGGAGGCATTGCTCCAATCATCGCCTGTCTGTCCTTTATGGGGTTCGTCGTGCCCGAATTTGAGCGAAAAGCCTTTAAAGGTTTGGCCGGCAATAATTTTTTTCAGTAAAGGATAATGGTAGGTGCCTACGGCATACAGTTCCTTCGTATCGCTGCGGCTTACCATATCCATATTGATATTCAGTGCCAGTTGCTCAATTGGGAACGGTGTGTTGGCAACAAAATAGCGGGAGCCGTGCAAGCCCATTTCTTCCGCATCGGGTGTAAGAAAAAGCATGTTATGCTGGGGCTTTTCTTTGGCAAATCGCTCTGCCAGCGCTAAGAGGGCAGCTACGCCGGAGCCGTTATCGTCAGCACCCGGGAAAATATCGTTTCCTGTTTTTCCCAAATGGTCGTAATGTGCACAAACCACTATCCATAGGTTTTTGTTGCGCCCTTCAACCACTCCTGCCAAATTAACGCCCTGCAAAGTTTCTCCGCGTCGGGTTTTAAACTCAAAGGGCTGCTCATAGCTGTTGCCAAACGCAGGTTTCAGCCCAATTTCCGCAAATCTGCTTTTCAGAAACTTTCGCGCCTTGGCGGCTCCTTCCGTACCGGTTCGCCTGCCTTCCAGTTCAACAGAAGCAAGTGTGCGCAAATCGTCTAACAGTCGGCTTTGAGTAGAGGCGGTTTGTGCCGAAAGGCTAAGCGATGCGGCAATGAATAAGAACAGGAAAATTGATTTTTTCACGTGTGTGGTGGTATTAAGAATAGTGGTAAGCGTTTTGCAAAATTACTGCAAAATTTAATGACGACAGTGCCTATAATGCCACCTCCCAAGCCTGTAATTTATTCTGATTGCCGACAAACACCTGTAATATCTGCTTTTGTTCATTTAAGCGAACAGATACCGGCAAACGAGTAGGTATTGCTTCACGTGTCAATAAATCCCCATTGGTAAGATACAGTTTACAAGCACCTATTTTTGTGTTAGTTACGGCAACCACATCGGCTCCTGCACCAAAGCCGAAAAACTGCACCAAATGAGGGCTGTCGTCTGCCAACAAAATACGGAACAACCATTTTCCGTTGATACCGCTGCCTGTCAGCACATTATTCACCTGTCGGGTTACTATCCATCGCCCGCTGCCGCTGCGGTCGGTACAAAAAGTGAAATAACCGCCACCGGCATCGTCGTAGTACTGCTCGCGGGCTACAATTTGCCCATTGAAATTAATTTTTAATAACTCTCCGTTTTCAGTAAGCACCCTCACGCAATAGGCGGCAAAATCCGTCCCGGGCTCTACCAAAGCCGCCGGATAGACCCGCTTTTGCAACAGCACCGGAAATCCGGAGTAGCTTTCGCCGTTTCTTTTCATGAGCATCACCCCGCCGTCTTCCTGAACGGCAACCATGCAGTCCTTGGATTGTGTGCGCACATGCATCAGAGGCACTGCCGCAGTACCCGATATTTTTCGGGGCGCCCATCCTTGCAGCAATTGCCCGCTTTTATTGAGCAGAAAAATATCTCCGTTATTGGTTGAAACTGCAAACCTGTAATCTTTGGTATTATCGTAATCTATCACCCCCAACTGGTCTAAAACCCCTCCCCAGTCATGTTTTATCGGAAATCCGCTAACTACTCGCCCCAAACGGTCTATCAGATAAACCGCATGAGTTGTTGTAAAAAGATATTGCAGCTTGCCGTTGTTCAGATAATCTATTTGCGAGTAGTTACTTGTAATCGCTGCGCCCATCGGCAAACTCCATAACTTTTTACCGTTGGCCGATACCAAATGCAGGTTATTATTTTGGTCTTGAAAAATCAACTCTACGGAGCGGTCATTATGATTGATAACCAACTGGGGCTGCTCGCGCAGCGGGCTACCTACGTTTACCTCCCATAACTTCACAGGCTCTCCGCTGCCTGTATTTTTCCTGTCGCTATGCCCCAATACAACCCTTGCAGCAAAGTGTCCTTGTGGTTTTCCGTTCAACTCCAAGCCGAAGTGCGTAAAAAAAAGCCATCTGCGCAAATAAGCAATCGCGCGCTTTTCTGTTTCCGGGTTCAGATAATTTTGCTGCCGACTCCAATTGCGTTTGTGATTAACAATCAAGCTCACATGCGATGCGGAATCCATTCCGTCAAACAGATATTGCTTTTCCGGCAAAGCCCATGTATTGCCTCTGTCAATATCATCCGCATAGCGCTTGATAGCAGCTAAACTGTTGCCAAAAATCAGATGCTGCTCATTGGCCGCCGCAAATACTTGCCTGAATCCTCCGAAACCTTCGCCAAATAATAACTTGGGCAATTCGGGTAAGGGCAACTGCACTATCCGCAGTTTGCCATACCGCTCGTTAAACAACGTATCTTTGGGCGTAGGCAATATCTCCTTCGCCGCTTGTTCCAATATCCGCAAGGCCTTACGCGTATCTTTGGCAGCTACCAGCGCCCATCGGTCTGCCATGCCTTCGGCAGAAAGTTCTGAAACAGCCAACGCCATTTCACCACTCAGCAATTGATAAAAAGCCTCTGTATCCAGATTGCTCTTATCTGCCAGCGAATCCATCGCATCGAGCAATAACGGCTGATGAACCGACCAATATTTTCTCAGTTGCCGGTACAGCAAGCCCCCGTCTGCCGCAGCCAAACGATATAAATAAGCCGTTTCGCCGGGTATTCGGCCTGCAATAGGCCGCAACGGCAACGGTGGATTGTCTTTTAAAAAATAAGTCAGTTGATTTTCCCGTTCATTGGCCGTTGCCCCAACCCAACGCAACCTGTTTTTCTCTATCTCCAGCCCAAGCAACACATCATCTGTCAAATGTGCCAACATATCCATGTCGCTTGCTTCGGCAAAAACCCCTATCCACTCTTTCAGTTTTTGGGAGTTTACATACAAGCGCACGGGCGTATCGGCCACCAACTGCCTTGCCGTAAAAAGGCTTGCATGAGCACTCTGAAAATTATTGCGACCCAAACTGTTATACGTCCGAACCACATCTTCAATCAGATACGGCGTAAAACTGCCTACCCAATAGTCATCTGCCAGCAAAAAAGTAAATACGCGGCTGTGGGTTTTGTCCATAAGTTCATACAAATTCTCCCCCTGATATACCCGCGTTTCTCTGGGCATTGGCTGAAAATCGACAAAAAGCCGTTGCAGTTTCTGTAATACATCCTCCGTAGACGATTCAGCAGGAATATAAAATACCGCATCAAAATCATTCTTGGCCGTTACATGCAAACTGACATAAATTGTTTGCTCATTTATTAGCAGAGAATAGTCTGCCACTGCACTGTCTAAACGTGCTGCCTGCTGATGTATCCGACTGAAAAAAGGCACTTGCCGAAGTTGTTCCCACGCAGCGCTATTACGAATATTGCGCCATTGTGTACCCGCATCCCTTATTTCAAAAACAGCCACCGCACCGGCCGGAATTAAC from the Rhodoflexus caldus genome contains:
- a CDS encoding M28 family peptidase; its protein translation is MKKSIFLFLFIAASLSLSAQTASTQSRLLDDLRTLASVELEGRRTGTEGAAKARKFLKSRFAEIGLKPAFGNSYEQPFEFKTRRGETLQGVNLAGVVEGRNKNLWIVVCAHYDHLGKTGNDIFPGADDNGSGVAALLALAERFAKEKPQHNMLFLTPDAEEMGLHGSRYFVANTPFPIEQLALNINMDMVSRSDTKELYAVGTYHYPLLKKIIAGQTFKGFSLKFGHDEPHKGQTGDDWSNASDHAPFHQKGIPFIYFGTEDHEDYHKPTDTFERIQPEFFSAVVVGIGNSLRLLDQNLSSVYKQKSKR
- a CDS encoding DUF3352 domain-containing protein, translated to MNGIWEQYKRLIIAILIGVLVFGLVQSAYYLLDKYRNHPAWPLIPAGAVAVFEIRDAGTQWRNIRNSAAWEQLRQVPFFSRIHQQAARLDSAVADYSLLINEQTIYVSLHVTAKNDFDAVFYIPAESSTEDVLQKLQRLFVDFQPMPRETRVYQGENLYELMDKTHSRVFTFLLADDYWVGSFTPYLIEDVVRTYNSLGRNNFQSAHASLFTARQLVADTPVRLYVNSQKLKEWIGVFAEASDMDMLAHLTDDVLLGLEIEKNRLRWVGATANERENQLTYFLKDNPPLPLRPIAGRIPGETAYLYRLAAADGGLLYRQLRKYWSVHQPLLLDAMDSLADKSNLDTEAFYQLLSGEMALAVSELSAEGMADRWALVAAKDTRKALRILEQAAKEILPTPKDTLFNERYGKLRIVQLPLPELPKLLFGEGFGGFRQVFAAANEQHLIFGNSLAAIKRYADDIDRGNTWALPEKQYLFDGMDSASHVSLIVNHKRNWSRQQNYLNPETEKRAIAYLRRWLFFTHFGLELNGKPQGHFAARVVLGHSDRKNTGSGEPVKLWEVNVGSPLREQPQLVINHNDRSVELIFQDQNNNLHLVSANGKKLWSLPMGAAITSNYSQIDYLNNGKLQYLFTTTHAVYLIDRLGRVVSGFPIKHDWGGVLDQLGVIDYDNTKDYRFAVSTNNGDIFLLNKSGQLLQGWAPRKISGTAAVPLMHVRTQSKDCMVAVQEDGGVMLMKRNGESYSGFPVLLQKRVYPAALVEPGTDFAAYCVRVLTENGELLKINFNGQIVAREQYYDDAGGGYFTFCTDRSGSGRWIVTRQVNNVLTGSGINGKWLFRILLADDSPHLVQFFGFGAGADVVAVTNTKIGACKLYLTNGDLLTREAIPTRLPVSVRLNEQKQILQVFVGNQNKLQAWEVAL